The following proteins are co-located in the Bubalus bubalis isolate 160015118507 breed Murrah chromosome 21, NDDB_SH_1, whole genome shotgun sequence genome:
- the GP9 gene encoding platelet glycoprotein IX: MPAWVALLLLWAATEASEDCPAACACHTLDTMGLQVDCRGRGLEVLPALPAPTRELLLTNNSLQSVPPGAFDHLPQLQVLDLAENPWRCDCGLVYLRLWLEDRAPQQLLRLRCAGPAHAADRTPAQLSGSELGGCGWTLRESWAGPGSWWDAALVVVAALGLALLVSLLCTIPVPRASPR; encoded by the coding sequence ATGCCCGCGTGGGTGGCGCTGCTGTTGCTCTGGGCGGCCACCGAGGCCTCCGAGGACTGCCCGGCCGCGTGCGCCTGCCACACGCTGGACACCATGGGGCTGCAGGTGGACTGCCGCGGCCGCGGGCTCGAGGTGCTCCCCGCCCTGCCGGCCCCCACGCGCGAGCTCCTGCTGACCAACAACAGCCTGCAGAGCGTGCCCCCCGGCGCCTTCGACCACCTGCCACAGCTGCAGGTCCTGGACCTGGCGGAAAACCCATGGCGCTGCGACTGCGGCCTCGTCTACCTGCGCCTCTGGCTGGAGGACCGCGCGCCCCAGCAGCTGCTGCGCCTGCGCTGCGCCGGCCCCGCCCACGCCGCGGACCGCACGCCCGCCCAGCTCAGCGGCTCGGAGCTGGGCGGCTGCGGCTGGACCCTGCGCGAGTCCTGGGCCGGCCCGGGGTCCTGGTGGGACGCGGCGCTGGTCGTCGTGGCCGCGCTGGGTCTGGCTCTCCTGGTGAGCCTGCTGTGCACCATCCCGGTGCCCCGGGCCAGCCCCCGGTAG